The Halobacillus amylolyticus nucleotide sequence GCTAATGCTTCGTTTCGTAAATCCTCAAGAGTAGATTCCTTAGGTTCAGGTTCCTCTAAGTACTCTCCCGGATTATGTGAGAGTTCTGATGGCATGAGCTCAAATACTATAGATTGGCGCATATAGCCTTCACGATCCCGTACTTGTTTATAATGGTGGCCTATGTAATACAACTCACATACAAACTCTATGTAACCTTGTTTTACATATTTAAATAACATGATACTTTTTCCATTATTAATATGATCCCGAATGGCTTTGTTACCTTTAATAAACTGCATGTCACCTACCTGGCCTTCACCAGTGTAATAAAACACGCCATTACTTTGCCAACCATCATCATATCCAAATTCTTCTCCTGAATCACTCGTGAATATCATAACTAACGGAGAGTTTTTCGGGGTACTAATACCGCCTTGTTGCTGCCCACCAAATTTATTATGAATATCTCTTCTTCGATAAATTTCTTTTGGTTTGAACAAATTTCATCCTCCTGTTCTAATTATTGTACTGGTTGTGAATAAATTAGGCATAATGCCCACCGATCTTCTTACTCCGATCAATGTTAATCCCGCCTGAGGTATAACTACTTGCACGTAAAACTGCCGTGGAACCATATTTCTCCCGAATTGAATCCATTACTTCTGATAAATCCTTTTTCTTAGGTTGATTATCAAATAAGCTTAGTTGAACGTCACTTTCCTCACACAAATTGGTTAGAGCAACAGAGGCCCTTCAAATTTTACTTACTCCATCATAAAATCGATGGAATAATTTTAAACAAATATCATACATATCCATGGTCAAATTTGTAGGGTTTTGAATAGACATAGACCTACTAAAACCTCCTCCCACTTCTCTTGAATATCCTATTCCAAGATGAATGGTCCTACCCTCTTTATCGTCCATTCTTGCTCGACGACAAGCTTCTTCAAATAAATCCAATAAACATGCGTAAATTTCCTCTTTACTATAATCCCTTAGTAAAGTTATGCCATGACCATAAGACTTCTGTTCAGTTTTCACGAAGTTCCCATAGACTGGACTTAAATCAATGCCCCCATGCATGCCAATACAGTTGCTCCCCCATTATTCCAAAGTTCTTTTTTAAATATTTTAGTGGGTGCTTAGCTAAGTGACCTAGTGTAAGGACTCCCATTCGATTAAGGTTGCGAGTCATTCTAGATCCGATCCCCCATATGTCATGAATATCACATGGCCAAAGTTTTTCAGCTACATCTTCATATCTGCATTCCGCAATTCCGTCATCTGTGTAGATGGCATTTTAAAAATGGCTCTCCCTCAGTTTTGGTGAAAAGTCACGACTTATCCTTATGAAAATTACTTTGTTTTTTTAAATAGGTAGCTTACAAAGCTTGATAGAGAACTCTTTTTTTAATCAAATCAAAATTTGCTCTGCCATACATCAATCGTTTAATGGTTTTTAAACGATTGATTTGGCCCTCCAGTACACCATTGTTCCATTCATAACTTAAAGCATTTTGGATGGCCTCATAATCTGTCCGGATTCTTTTTGCGAAGCGTTTCATCTCTATGAAAGGGCTTTGTTCTGCTTTGGATAACCAGACAGGAAGATAATCGGACATCCTATGTTGGATCATCACTTGAAACGTTTGAATTTGCTCGTATAGCTGTTGGAGTTCCGGATGTTTACGACATAAATCATTTAGAAAGAGCCATTTGGTTCGCTTCTTTACTTCCTGATAGGGTTTCCAAAGCCATTGATGCAGTCTCTTTCTAGAGAGATAGAGCTTATTTGAATGACCTTTTCTCTTTTGTTTTCGAATGTCTGCTATATAGTGGGAGACAAGTGAAAAAGAACCTTTGTAACCTTTAGAAACAAGGTCTTCATAGACTTCCTTTGCTGTCACGCCTGGCTGGACAGAAGCTTGAATCCTAGATCGATAAGGATCCAACATACTCTGACGCTTACGTTTTCCTTGCATTGGTGGCTCTATTGTATGCATATATTTTTTGGCTGTTCGCGAGTCAATTCTTAATAATTCCGCGACCGATGTGTAGGAAAATCCCTGGTTACCTAATGCTTTTACTTGATCCATCAACTGTTCTTTTTGCGTTCCTCTCTCCGTTTGGAACGAGTGAGATTGGTGTTCTTGGTTAGGTTGGGAGTCAGCTTTGGGGATCGGGATTCGGGAATCAACGATTTGAGGAAGAATGCGCTCGATTCTTTCGTTAAAATTATGAACTAGATGCCAGCGATCCGTCACTTGTATAATGTTATGATTTGACTCCTGGATAGCTTGTTTGAATTTGAGAGAACCATCTCGACTTACAACTTTGATGTTTTTATGTTCCTCCAACCACTGCCTGACGGCATCAGCACTAAATTCTTCTAACAATGCAATTGGGCGTCGGGTCTGAAGGTCACAGATGAGCACACCATATCGATGACGCTTGAGGTAGGCCCATTCATCTATTCCAACTGCATCAGATGGAGAAGAAGGGTGCAATGGTGTTTTTCGTATCAACCGAAGAAGCGTATCCGCACTGACAGGGACGTCTATCTGTTTAGACAATCGGCTCCCTTGCTCGGCACTTGTAGAAAATGCCATAGACCGTAAGGTCTTGTCCATCCGGGAAGTTCTACGAGCGTAAGGTTCTAAAAGACCTATATCCCGTTCCGTGAAAATATGCTGTTCACAGGAAGCTGTATCACAAAAAAAATTTCCGTACAATGATTTGGAGTTCTACCTTGTAGTTAATAAAAGGTAGGTCTTTAACAGTCCGGCAGTAACGGCTATGTTTACGGGAGGACACTTTGCCGCAATTTGGGCAGTGAGAACTGGTCTTTTTAGACTGTAAAATATAATGTAACTTTCTCTCTTCTTTATCCTGATTTACATCAAGCAAATCCAACGAATCTTCTTCATAGAAATGTTGGAAAGTCAGCATAAAAACTCTCCTTTAACCTTGATGAAATGTTATAAAAGAAATTTCCCGATTATAAATTCACCAAAACTGAGTCAAAACTGAGGGAGAGCCATTTCTTGATTGCCAAATACAGTGACATGGATGAAGAGTTAATGGAGGTATTTTTAGATATGTGTGGTTATGCGGGTGTTCTACAAAGCAGGATTGAACGATTGGAAGCGCAATTATTCGAGAAAAAGAATATAACTCATTAACTTACCAACTACTGCATATAAAATAGTCCTTGCTATTTTCAGCAAGGACCTCGTTTTGAAAAATGACGTTAACTATATCGCTATAGATTTGAGGCAATGTAGAAAATGCCGCCCATTCACTGTATTAACTAATTAATAAAAGATAAGCTGTAAAAACCCCTATATAATCGGTTTTCCAACTTTACGACATTAGTATGAGATTAAATAAGATATCAGTATTAACAAAGCAAATCCAGTCAATATCCAGTCGGAAGTAACACAAATCATTCCCAAAACAACCTACAGCTTAGAAAGCTGTTGGCGTATATGTGGGTAAGCTTTATGAGGATGGTTTTAACACCAATAAATTAGTGTTTTCAGGGATTAAGACTGATTGATACAAATAGAAATAAGTAAAAAATAATCGCGAGAAATCAACGTTCTAAATAAACGGATTTCATGCGATTATATTCTCAAAATTTATAACAGAATCACTCTTATAAACCTAATTTAGTATCGCCAGCATCTTAATCATATCTGGGTCAGCATGTGAGAAGAACTAGCTTTCTCCAATATTTAAGGTCTCGATAGCTGCTTTTCATCCGTTAAGCTAAAGTCAAAGACATCAATACTTTCTGCCATACGTTCTGGATTTGTCGTTTTTGCTAAGACTACAACCTCTTGCCCCACTCGCCACCGTAAAATGACTTGTGCAACTGACTTATTATATTTTTTACCTATTTCACTAAGAATTTCATTCTGAAAGCATTTTTCTGTAATACACTGTGACCATCGATCACATACCTACTTGGGTTGAATAACGGTCGCACATAACATTGTGTAGTTGTGTTTACCTAATTGTTTTATAACTTATCCATCAATCTCAAATTGGAACAAATACTCGTTGTTTGTTATTTTTGGAAGGAACATACAAAATTTTCGCTTCTTTATATGGTAGTTCAACGACTTTATCGATAATTTTATCAATTCCATCGCTCTCCTTGTTTTGTTTCATACCTTTTTTTACTGTTCTTAAGTTATTGTTTTCTAACACAACTTTTTCTTTTACTTTATTAACGTCGCTTTTAGATTTAACAGCAACAATCGTGTTAATTCCAAATTCAGCTAGAATGCCCCAACCATTATGAATATGAACGTCAGTTAACTTCTCTAATGATTTTTCATATTTTTTCTTTTTATCAACCAATTCGTTACTACTCCGCTGCTGTAGCATTGAATAGACCTTCTCAACTTCTAAGTCAATATTATGATAAAAACTTTTAGTATAATTTTGTTTTAATTGCCTTGTTAGTCCAACAATATTTTCTATTTGTCCACCAATCTTCATTCTTGTTCCAATCTCAATTAGTTCTGCAAACAAAGATAGTTTGCTAGCCTCAAATGCAATCGTCATTGTAAAATTAATATCCCTAAGTTTCTCTTCCTCAACTTTTGAATTAATCTCCAAGTTTAATTTACTTTCATCTCTTTTCAATCGATAAGTGTATTCTTCATGAATTTCATCTGCATTTGTTTTATAATTCCTGATAGCAAATAAATCAGTTGTATCAACAAATTCTCTATTTGCAATTTCAGATAAACCTTTTCTAGCTGCAATCAAACGCCCAATGTTTGTATCATGATGAAAATTTAGAAGTTTTTCTAACTTCGCATCCATACCTTTAATTTGAGCATTAATTTCATGCAAATAATATGTCCCTGAAACAGCTGACATTACTTGCATTCCTGCTGAAAGTATAATCGCTGGATTCACTGAAGCACTTAAACCAACATCAGCAAAACCAGCGTGCTCGACTAAACTTCCCGACGCATCTCGCACCATAGTTGATGTGGTTCCATTTGCAAATTTTGACATATTGGCAGGGTTTGAAGTTGCAGTAAACAAGCCATTAGGTGCTTGCTTTGCAATTTGAGCTAAAGTCATTCCTTGATTCGCAACTTGCAAAGCCGTCTGTGAAACGTTACCCATCATCAATGACAAGTCAGATACAAAAATCTCTTTGTATTTTTTATCAGCTTCCAATTTATCATCAGTTACTTTTTCCAAAGAAAGCTCACCGCCAATAAGGTTAGAGACAACAATTTCATTGATTTCATTTGAGTTATTTAACATTTCATCCTCAGACATTTAAAATATCTCCTTTGTCTTTTCTTTAGCTAAATTATACACGGAAAAAAACGGATATTTTATAAAAAATGCTAATAAGCGATACTTTTGCGGTTAAACACCACTAAATTCTTAAGTATGGAGGTGGTCCGGGTGATTCTATATAGAGTAAGAAGTAAAACTTCTTTTAAATGGAAGCAACAGAACAGCCCTCCTGCTTTAAATACCGCGCACATTAAAAAGGAATTAGTTACCTTTTCTTCTAATGAATTGCAAGAAACACTCGATGTGGATATGTGACCAAACAAAAACGGGGGACTGTGCTACCACCTACTGATACAGAAGCACTGCTCTTCTAGTTACGCTTGCTGTTCCCTTGAATAAATCATCCCTTTAAACCAGCAAATTAATTTATTTTCCATTAATCCAAGAAGTAATTTTGTTTTCTATTTCTAATGCATCTAGGCTACCATCAAGTCCATCTTTAGTAATTATCAAATTACCCTCTTTTTCGGAAATACCTACCTTCTCATAGTTGTTTCGTTTTTCTTCCCAATCCCTTTTATAAGAAGCAACACTCAACATACCAAGATGTTCTATATAAGCAATACGTCCTTGATGACGTATTGTGAAGTCCGGCATATAAGTTTTCCCCTTAACCCTTAGAGATTCTTCATAGGTATATTCGATACCTAATTGATTTAAAATGTTAGCTACAATCACTTCCGATTTAGATCTAACCAGTTCCCCACCAACTGTTTTATGAATTAGATTATTTTCGAAAAAACGTTTTTGATTATTAATTTCGATTTCTTTGATATTGGGAACCTCAAATAGATCTGTATAACGTTGCTTTGTATCTGAGTACCAATCACTGGAATACTGAACCAACTCTTGAACACTTAAATCACTTAATATAATGAGTTGTTCTTTTTGACGTGAAAAAGCTGTATACAATAATTCTTTTGTTAAAAAAGAAATACGCCCATTGATAACAACAATCGTTTTACCAAAGCTAGATCCTTGGGCTTTATGAACAGTCAAAGCATATGCAAGTTCTAACTTTGTATCATTGTTTTCTCCGCCAAAATCTGACTTCGTATATGAAAAAACTTTACCTTCAAAAGAACCAAAGTGGAACTTGTAATATTTTTTATTTTTATCGTTTTTTCCATACTGTTCAGGAAAACTAGACATTAATCCAATTTCTCCATTTGCGATATACTCACTGCCCTCAGAACCATCCCAATATTTACGTTCTCCATTTGTATTTGATATAACCTTATCACCGTAGACAATATTTTGAACTGATTGTGGATTCTTCTTAGACCATTGATTTTTATTCCAGTTTTCCACAATAGCTTGGCGATACTTCTGATGAATTTGGTTATTTAAATAATAACTTCCTGATCCTACGAATTTTGTAGGCGATAGTATTTGCCAATCTTCAATAAACCTACTCGTTTTATAATTAGTATATTTCCCGTTCTTCTCTGCGCCTAAGCTTTTATTAAATCCATCAACATCATCGTCATCATTCATCTCTAGTGTTTCAACTAACTGAGAAAGTAATGATTCTTCAAGCTCATCAGTACAATCGTATTGTATGTACTTGAGTCTATCATTCATTTGCTTATTTTGTATTTTATAGACTATATCCTTATTCATTTGATCTGCATTGGAAAATAGTTGAGCAAATGATAAATCATAGCCTCCTGTACCTTGTCTCATTTCCGTTTGTAATTCCGCCACATTGTTTGGATAATTATGTTCAAGATAATTTATCAAATCTACAAAAGGACGTCCCGCTCCAATTGGAGGTAACTGATTAGGATCTCCAATAAATATAATCCTGTGTGCATGAGACTCAACTAATTTTAAGATGCCAGCGAACATATCTTCCGTTAACATTGAACTTTCATCAATGATTACAGTTTGTGCCACACTAGTACTTGGCTTTTCTGGCATTCTATAAGACATTCTATCCCAGCTGAATCCAC carries:
- a CDS encoding DinB/UmuC family translesion DNA polymerase, encoding MKTEQKSYGHGITLLRDYSKEEIYACLLDLFEEACRRARMDDKEGRTIHLGIGYSREVGGGFSRSMSIQNPTNLTMDMYDICLKLFHRFYDGVSKI
- a CDS encoding HNH endonuclease; this translates as MFKPKEIYRRRDIHNKFGGQQQGGISTPKNSPLVMIFTSDSGEEFGYDDGWQSNGVFYYTGEGQVGDMQFIKGNKAIRDHINNGKSIMLFKYVKQGYIEFVCELYYIGHHYKQVRDREGYMRQSIVFELMPSELSHNPGEYLEEPEPKESTLEDLRNEALASSNEETTTIQRVTKAIKRSKAIKKYALKRANGICEACKINAPFVMGNGDPYLEVHHLKKLSDGGPDHPEWVAAICANCHRRCHHSNDADSYNDELIEKINEKEKQLNTN
- a CDS encoding DNA polymerase thumb domain-containing protein, with the protein product MYTDDGIAECRYEDVAEKLWPCDIHDIWGIGSRMTRNLNRMGVLTLGHLAKHPLKYLKKNFGIMGEQLYWHAWGH
- a CDS encoding ISL3 family transposase, which produces MYGNFFCDTASCEQHIFTERDIGLLEPYARRTSRMDKTLRSMAFSTSAEQGSRLSKQIDVPVSADTLLRLIRKTPLHPSSPSDAVGIDEWAYLKRHRYGVLICDLQTRRPIALLEEFSADAVRQWLEEHKNIKVVSRDGSLKFKQAIQESNHNIIQVTDRWHLVHNFNERIERILPQIVDSRIPIPKADSQPNQEHQSHSFQTERGTQKEQLMDQVKALGNQGFSYTSVAELLRIDSRTAKKYMHTIEPPMQGKRKRQSMLDPYRSRIQASVQPGVTAKEVYEDLVSKGYKGSFSLVSHYIADIRKQKRKGHSNKLYLSRKRLHQWLWKPYQEVKKRTKWLFLNDLCRKHPELQQLYEQIQTFQVMIQHRMSDYLPVWLSKAEQSPFIEMKRFAKRIRTDYEAIQNALSYEWNNGVLEGQINRLKTIKRLMYGRANFDLIKKRVLYQAL
- a CDS encoding transposase family protein, producing the protein MLTFQHFYEEDSLDLLDVNQDKEERKLHYILQSKKTSSHCPNCGKVSSRKHSRYCRTVKDLPFINYKVELQIIVRKFFL